tcatggTTTAGCACCAGAGTTTTGTAGGGTGGAGATTTACCTCTGGGATGTTGAGTTCAAGGCGGAATTTTGGACCATCGTAGTGATAGAGAATTGGCCTAAATGAATCTTCTTCAAGTGGCTCGCAGATTTTCCTTGTAATAACGCGAACCTGCAGTGAATCAAAAATACAATAAACCTTGGTATTTGGTTCAAAGatactgaaaaaaaaaaactgtatTACTTTACAGAGTTAAGAAAATATACCTGAGCAGGGAATCGAGATTCGCCAGGGCATTTCTTGTCCTCCCAGGCAGTTGGGTCAATGTTTGTTCCACCAAAGCTTGCAGCCTGAACAGAATTGAAGATTTAAAACATCGTTAGAAACACAGTTTAAGAAACAAGAAACAGTACTTACAGTTTAAGAAAATGGTGGTCTGCCGTACCTCAAAAACACCATGGAGTTGGTGGGTGGAGTAGTTGTAGAGGAACAGAGGCAGGCCCGGAGTTATTGCCCGGACTGAATCACGGTAACGTGGAGGCAAACCTACAAACAATAATCAATCCATAGCAACAAATTAGGAATATAATCATTATTTtccaataaaaaaaaaattcatttcactCTACCAAAGACATACCAAAGAGCTGTCTTCTGAGATTCTCCTCCATGGTATCGTTGTTGCAGACAAAAATATAGCCGCCGACAGTTTCATTTCTCGGCAATGATTCAGATGGTGGCAGTGTCTTAAACCTTTTATCAGCAGCACTTTTCCCATCCTTGTTTTCGTTGTTATTGTCGTTGTTGTTATTGTTTTTCTTGTTGCTGTTCTTCTTCCCACTCTTGGTTCCATGATTATCTTCTCCTTTGTTCTTGTTCCCTTTCAAATTAACATTGAAGTTATTGTTGTTGTTCCCTGGTTTGGAATAGATCCCTTTGTTGAACCCACCGTTGACCCCAACGTTCTTCTGAGATCCAATCGGACCAATCGGACCGAACCCGATGTTGGCGTCGCTGGTGGCTCCGATTTTCCACCCATCGTTGCTGAAAGAGTTGAAATCGGTGACCTTCGGCTTCAAGCTGTTGACGGAGTTCAGTTCGCCGCCTACTCTGATATCAAAATTCCTCCTCTCGTCAGGCCTCTTCGAAACGTAACCACTGCTCCATATCGAATCGTTGAGCGAAAGGTTCGCCAAGTTGGAATTTTGGACCCTAAGTTGATCACTGAATTGCCAAAAGGATTGCTGGTTGTTCTCCATCTCCGACTCCAATTCAACTCCCTTTCAATAAAAAATGGGATATGggtttcaaagattgattttaCAAACTGGGTAAACAAAATATATGGATTTCAATCTTGCTAATGATATTTGAATCTAATATTAGGTTTAAACAAGGGAAGAAAAGTGAGTGCAAAAGAAAAATGTTGGCAATGAGAGAATAGAATGGTAAAAGTGGAGAAGTATTAAATAAACAGATTAGATGAAGGGTGAAATGAGAAAATGGGAAATTTCGTGGAAAGTGAGTTGATGTAAGAATTAAAAAATGCGTGTTAATTTGTCAAATTGGAAAATTACGCTGAGAACGAAATGCCAATCAACTAAAAATTGTTTTTATCCTAATTTGCCAGATTTATTAATTCTTCAATATGATgtcatttaatatttaatattttgattgagttatttttatagtaatttaattgtaaaattattaaaaattttaataaagtaataaatgttattttgaatataattttattttttatataaaattttaaaaatatttataagtgataagatttaaattcaaaatattaatattttaattaaaattattaattttttacactttaatatttattttacaatatatattttaattatctcTCTCAATAATATTGTCTCTAAAATTTTAATCACGTTATcctattaaaaatatgatatttattaatttattaaattttaatttgattgaatattttaatataataatgtgACATGTTTATTATGTATTGAGAATTTGAAATATTACCtgcaaaaatattataaataaaattgacaTTAAAAACGCGTTTTAACGTGGCGGAAAAGGGGAGGGCTAAGGTGTCTTCTAGGAGGTTCTTTCGATGATGTCCTTT
This window of the Gossypium arboreum isolate Shixiya-1 chromosome 12, ASM2569848v2, whole genome shotgun sequence genome carries:
- the LOC108479802 gene encoding B2 protein-like gives rise to the protein MENNQQSFWQFSDQLRVQNSNLANLSLNDSIWSSGYVSKRPDERRNFDIRVGGELNSVNSLKPKVTDFNSFSNDGWKIGATSDANIGFGPIGPIGSQKNVGVNGGFNKGIYSKPGNNNNNFNVNLKGNKNKGEDNHGTKSGKKNSNKKNNNNNDNNNENKDGKSAADKRFKTLPPSESLPRNETVGGYIFVCNNDTMEENLRRQLFGLPPRYRDSVRAITPGLPLFLYNYSTHQLHGVFEAASFGGTNIDPTAWEDKKCPGESRFPAQVRVITRKICEPLEEDSFRPILYHYDGPKFRLELNIPEALSLLDIFADQQDSCIS